From a single Streptomyces sp. 1331.2 genomic region:
- a CDS encoding SGNH/GDSL hydrolase family protein produces the protein MPRTVRPIVALTAGLAALLLAGCTAGSGSDGSQGKGFAGALPGRAPAGATPSPTPTPPPTGPYVALGDSYTAGMQIPPQTGEPRGCARSGVDYPALVAKGLGLSADRFRDVSCTGARTGDLTAAQNTGNGTNPAQLDALTPQTTLVTLGIGGNDAGFTDVVIECAKDSLVDAVKGVVQQTRAASPCRDHYASGDGTDEVQHRVDAAGVRLGQVLQDVKRRSPQARVYVVGYPTVFPADPSGCLPLLGRTVAVGDVAFLAEKQQQLNAMLRQRAQAAGAVFVDAAGPSVGHDMCAGEGERWVEPPFPAGGLAPIHPNAKGHEAVAGLVLKALKG, from the coding sequence ATGCCGAGGACCGTACGCCCGATCGTCGCCTTGACGGCCGGGCTGGCCGCGCTGCTGCTGGCCGGATGCACCGCCGGCAGCGGCTCGGACGGCAGCCAGGGGAAGGGCTTCGCGGGCGCGCTGCCCGGCCGCGCGCCGGCCGGCGCGACCCCGTCGCCGACCCCGACCCCGCCACCGACCGGCCCCTACGTCGCGCTCGGCGACTCGTACACGGCAGGCATGCAGATCCCCCCGCAGACCGGCGAGCCGCGTGGCTGCGCCCGCTCCGGGGTCGACTACCCGGCGCTGGTGGCCAAGGGGCTCGGGCTGTCCGCCGACCGGTTCCGGGACGTCAGCTGCACCGGCGCCCGGACCGGGGACCTCACCGCGGCGCAGAACACCGGCAACGGCACCAACCCGGCGCAGCTGGACGCGCTGACCCCGCAGACCACGCTGGTCACCCTCGGGATCGGCGGCAACGACGCCGGTTTCACGGACGTCGTGATCGAGTGCGCCAAGGACAGCCTGGTGGACGCGGTCAAGGGCGTCGTCCAGCAGACCCGTGCCGCCTCGCCCTGCCGCGACCACTACGCCTCCGGCGACGGCACCGACGAGGTCCAGCACCGGGTGGACGCCGCCGGCGTCCGGCTCGGCCAGGTGCTCCAGGACGTCAAGCGGCGCTCCCCGCAGGCCCGGGTGTACGTGGTCGGGTATCCGACGGTGTTCCCGGCCGACCCGTCGGGCTGCCTGCCGCTGCTCGGAAGGACGGTGGCCGTCGGGGACGTCGCGTTCCTCGCGGAGAAGCAGCAGCAGCTCAACGCCATGCTCAGGCAGCGGGCGCAGGCCGCCGGCGCGGTGTTCGTGGACGCGGCGGGTCCCTCGGTCGGGCACGACATGTGCGCGGGGGAGGGCGAGCGCTGGGTCGAACCGCCGTTCCCGGCCGGCGGCCTGGCCCCGATCCACCCCAACGCCAAGGGGCACGAGGCGGTGGCCGGCCTCGTCCTCAAGGCGCTCAAGGGCTGA
- a CDS encoding ADP-ribosylglycohydrolase family protein encodes MTTPPTGPALDALNGLSVGDALGAQFFVPGTARAHLADRTAPPGPWPWTDDTEMACSVYAAHTERGAIDTFDLTHAFARRHDFDRGYGPAANRMLRLVREGGDARGLAAELFDGQGSYGNGAAMRVAPLGAAYAEDPAAVVRPAADTAVITHTHSQAVDGAIAVAVAAAYAVRARTEAVTPQAFLAAVAALTPRGAVHDGLTEAIALLAEPDPLVAARVLGNGSRTSAVDTVPYALWCAARNLTDFRTAVWEAIAPGGDTDTVAAITGGVVAAHTGTRDIPADWLTAREPLPAWTFPEPGGVRPAPEGDSRLKPLLLPRPCPVPDLLWTDEQWQRVRSGRIPGDLDGRWEFYTAEGVLHLHRSWTGHEIWRVRVAPVKGGGWRPVSALVEAHPGHYTGEPEVSAALLRLVAGDYGRP; translated from the coding sequence ATGACAACCCCACCCACCGGCCCCGCGCTCGACGCGCTGAACGGCCTCTCCGTCGGCGACGCCCTCGGCGCCCAGTTCTTCGTCCCCGGCACCGCCCGCGCCCACCTCGCCGACCGCACCGCCCCGCCCGGCCCCTGGCCGTGGACCGACGACACCGAGATGGCCTGCTCGGTGTACGCCGCCCACACCGAGCGCGGCGCGATCGACACCTTCGACCTCACCCACGCCTTCGCCCGCCGCCACGACTTCGACCGCGGCTACGGTCCGGCCGCCAACCGGATGCTGCGGCTGGTCCGCGAGGGCGGCGACGCCAGGGGGCTGGCCGCCGAACTCTTCGACGGCCAGGGCTCGTACGGCAACGGCGCCGCGATGCGGGTCGCCCCGCTCGGCGCCGCGTACGCCGAGGACCCGGCCGCCGTGGTCCGGCCCGCCGCCGACACCGCCGTGATCACCCACACCCACTCGCAGGCGGTGGACGGCGCGATCGCCGTCGCGGTGGCGGCCGCGTACGCGGTCCGGGCGCGGACCGAGGCCGTGACGCCGCAGGCCTTCCTGGCGGCGGTGGCCGCGCTCACCCCGCGCGGGGCCGTCCACGACGGCCTGACCGAGGCGATCGCCCTGCTCGCCGAGCCGGATCCACTGGTCGCCGCCCGGGTGCTCGGCAACGGCAGCCGGACCTCCGCCGTCGACACCGTCCCGTACGCCCTGTGGTGCGCCGCCCGGAACCTCACCGACTTCCGGACCGCGGTGTGGGAGGCGATCGCGCCCGGCGGCGACACGGACACCGTCGCCGCGATCACCGGGGGAGTGGTCGCCGCCCACACCGGCACCCGGGACATCCCGGCCGACTGGCTCACCGCCCGCGAACCGCTGCCGGCCTGGACCTTCCCCGAGCCGGGCGGCGTCCGGCCCGCCCCGGAAGGCGACTCCCGGCTGAAGCCGCTGCTGCTGCCCCGCCCGTGCCCGGTGCCGGACCTGCTCTGGACCGACGAGCAGTGGCAGCGAGTCAGGTCCGGGCGGATTCCCGGGGACCTGGACGGGCGGTGGGAGTTCTACACCGCCGAGGGCGTCCTGCACCTGCACCGCAGCTGGACCGGCCACGAGATCTGGCGCGTACGGGTGGCCCCGGTGAAGGGCGGCGGCTGGCGGCCCGTGTCCGCGCTGGTCGAGGCGCACCCCGGGCACTACACGGGCGAGCCCGAGGTCTCCGCGGCCCTCCTCCGCCTGGTGGCCGGGGACTACGGGCGGCCGTAG
- a CDS encoding PAC2 family protein, which produces MRDFQALYELDQQGVAAVATANAQLRDTGAGLVLLQHFEGFMDAGDAGGQVVAHLLETGSPQVVARFDHDRLVDYRARRPSMIFDRDRWTSYDPPEILLQLLHDAAGAPFLLLTGPEPDVEWERFARAVRELVERFEVRLSIDFHGIPMGVPHTRPVGLTPHGNRLDLAPGFPQWFEQAQVPGSAQALLEYRLAEAGHDVLGFAVHVPHYVARSAYPAAAVLILESVQSATGLVLPGTRLRERVGEVYADIEEQLTHGDGELRSAIRGMEGQYDAVAGAEGRESLLAEPVDLPSADELGRRFEEFLAEHERGAE; this is translated from the coding sequence GTGCGTGACTTCCAGGCGCTGTACGAGCTGGATCAGCAGGGCGTGGCCGCGGTGGCCACGGCCAACGCGCAGTTGCGCGACACCGGTGCCGGCCTGGTGCTGCTCCAGCACTTCGAGGGCTTCATGGATGCCGGGGACGCCGGCGGCCAGGTGGTGGCCCACCTGCTGGAGACGGGATCGCCGCAGGTGGTGGCCCGTTTCGACCACGATCGGCTGGTCGACTACCGGGCGCGCCGCCCGTCGATGATCTTCGACCGCGACCGCTGGACGTCCTACGACCCGCCGGAGATCCTGCTCCAGCTCCTGCACGACGCCGCCGGCGCGCCGTTCCTGCTGCTCACCGGCCCCGAGCCGGACGTCGAGTGGGAGCGCTTCGCGCGCGCCGTCCGCGAGTTGGTGGAGCGCTTCGAGGTCCGGCTCTCGATCGACTTCCACGGCATCCCGATGGGCGTGCCGCACACCCGCCCGGTCGGCCTGACGCCGCACGGCAACCGGCTCGACCTCGCGCCGGGCTTCCCGCAGTGGTTCGAGCAGGCTCAGGTGCCGGGCAGCGCCCAGGCGTTGCTGGAGTACCGGCTGGCCGAGGCCGGGCACGACGTGCTGGGCTTCGCCGTGCACGTCCCGCACTACGTGGCCCGCTCGGCCTACCCGGCCGCGGCGGTGCTGATCCTGGAGTCGGTGCAGTCCGCCACCGGGCTGGTGCTGCCCGGCACCCGGCTGCGCGAGCGGGTCGGCGAGGTCTACGCGGACATCGAGGAGCAGCTGACGCACGGGGACGGCGAGCTGCGCTCGGCGATCCGCGGCATGGAGGGCCAGTACGACGCGGTGGCGGGTGCCGAGGGCCGGGAGAGCCTGTTGGCCGAGCCGGTGGACTTGCCCTCGGCGGACGAACTGGGCCGACGCTTCGAGGAGTTCCTCGCCGAGCACGAGCGCGGCGCGGAGTAG
- a CDS encoding deoxyguanosinetriphosphate triphosphohydrolase — protein sequence MDDTTHRLAAPIPYDHTAEARWVPEPDKRPGRTAFQRDRARVLHSAALRRLAGTTQVVAPMRSDFPRTRLTHSLECAQVGRELGAALGCDPDLVETGCLAHDIGHPPFGHTGEEALDQAAEACGGFEGNAQSLRILTRLEPKRFAPQEEPSTRLAPWPGRSVGLNLSRAALDAATKYPWTKGAHPTDPQSPKYGVYADDLPVFRWLRAGSPAGRKCFEATVMDWSDDVAYSTHDVEDGLQAGHIDPAALRAPSERAELFKVAERYAPDADPEELSAALDRLLAQEWWPRSYDGTARARAGLKDLTSQLIGRFCLAAEQATRARYGPGRLTRYTAELVVPRDVRLECAVLKAVAVRFVMQRDEQAQLRARQRIVIAELAYVLTQRAPEGLDPVFAAMYHEAEDDRAALRTVIDQIATLTDASALALHAKLVGAAWA from the coding sequence ATGGACGACACCACGCACCGCCTCGCCGCCCCGATCCCGTACGACCACACCGCCGAGGCCCGCTGGGTCCCCGAACCCGACAAGCGCCCCGGCCGTACGGCTTTCCAGCGCGACCGCGCCCGGGTGCTGCACTCGGCGGCGCTGCGCCGGCTGGCCGGCACCACCCAGGTGGTCGCCCCGATGCGCAGCGACTTCCCGCGCACCCGGCTCACCCACTCCCTCGAATGCGCCCAGGTGGGCCGGGAGTTGGGCGCGGCGCTGGGCTGCGACCCGGATCTGGTGGAGACCGGCTGCCTGGCCCACGACATCGGCCACCCGCCCTTCGGCCACACCGGCGAGGAGGCCCTGGACCAGGCCGCCGAGGCGTGCGGCGGCTTCGAGGGCAACGCCCAGTCGCTGCGCATCCTGACCAGGCTCGAACCCAAGCGCTTCGCCCCGCAGGAGGAGCCGTCGACCCGGCTCGCCCCCTGGCCCGGCCGCAGCGTCGGCCTCAACCTGAGCCGCGCCGCGCTCGACGCCGCCACCAAGTACCCGTGGACCAAGGGCGCCCACCCGACCGACCCGCAGTCGCCCAAGTACGGCGTCTACGCCGACGACCTGCCGGTCTTCCGCTGGCTGCGGGCCGGCTCCCCGGCCGGGCGCAAGTGCTTCGAGGCCACCGTGATGGACTGGTCCGACGACGTGGCCTACTCCACTCACGACGTGGAGGACGGCCTCCAGGCGGGCCACATCGACCCGGCCGCGCTGCGCGCCCCGAGCGAGCGCGCCGAGCTCTTCAAGGTCGCCGAGCGCTACGCCCCCGACGCCGATCCGGAGGAGCTGTCCGCCGCCCTGGACCGGCTGCTCGCCCAGGAGTGGTGGCCCCGCTCCTACGACGGCACCGCCCGGGCCCGGGCCGGGCTCAAGGACCTCACCAGCCAGCTGATCGGCCGCTTCTGCCTGGCCGCCGAGCAGGCCACCCGCGCCCGCTACGGGCCCGGCCGGCTGACCCGCTACACCGCCGAGCTGGTGGTGCCGCGGGACGTCCGGCTGGAGTGCGCGGTGCTCAAGGCGGTCGCCGTCCGCTTCGTGATGCAGCGGGACGAGCAGGCCCAGCTGCGGGCCCGGCAGCGGATCGTGATCGCCGAGCTGGCGTACGTGCTCACCCAGCGCGCCCCCGAGGGGCTGGACCCGGTGTTCGCCGCGATGTACCACGAGGCCGAGGACGACCGCGCGGCCCTGCGCACGGTCATCGACCAGATCGCCACGCTGACCGACGCCTCGGCCCTGGCCCTGCACGCCAAGCTCGTCGGCGCGGCCTGGGCATGA
- a CDS encoding GNAT family N-acetyltransferase: MPVPVILTGRTVRLEPLAAHHAEAIAEAGAEDRTTYAFTPVPHGLEAARDYIARALADQAAGRSLPFATVNVADGRVVGSTRFLELDYWQGPMVWPPAPGVPFGDPATAVPDAAEIGNTWLSPRAQGTGINTEAKLLMLRHAFETWGVQRISLRADARNQRSRAAIERLGATSEGVRRAHSRGLDGVVRSTAFYSILDAEWPAVRDIIELRIAAATSPSAPDPEINQECLRHGGSGAGQLMITA; the protein is encoded by the coding sequence GTGCCCGTACCTGTCATCCTCACCGGCCGCACCGTGCGGCTGGAGCCCCTCGCCGCGCACCACGCCGAGGCCATCGCCGAGGCCGGCGCCGAGGACCGTACGACCTACGCCTTCACCCCCGTCCCGCACGGCCTGGAAGCGGCCCGCGACTACATCGCGCGTGCACTCGCCGACCAGGCCGCGGGACGGTCGCTGCCGTTCGCGACGGTGAACGTCGCCGACGGCCGGGTCGTGGGCTCCACCCGCTTCCTGGAACTCGACTACTGGCAGGGCCCGATGGTGTGGCCGCCGGCTCCCGGCGTCCCCTTCGGCGACCCGGCCACGGCCGTCCCGGACGCCGCCGAGATCGGCAACACCTGGCTCTCGCCGCGCGCCCAGGGCACCGGCATCAACACCGAGGCCAAGCTGCTGATGCTGCGCCACGCCTTCGAGACCTGGGGCGTGCAGCGGATCTCGCTGCGCGCGGACGCCCGCAACCAGCGCTCGCGCGCCGCGATCGAGCGGCTCGGCGCGACCTCCGAGGGCGTGCGCCGGGCCCACTCGCGCGGGCTGGACGGGGTGGTGCGCTCCACCGCGTTCTACTCGATCCTCGACGCCGAGTGGCCCGCCGTCCGGGACATCATCGAGCTGCGGATCGCCGCCGCCACCTCGCCGAGCGCCCCGGATCCGGAGATCAACCAGGAGTGCCTTAGACACGGCGGCAGCGGCGCCGGGCAGCTGATGATCACGGCGTGA
- the dusB gene encoding tRNA dihydrouridine synthase DusB, whose amino-acid sequence MTATPAPTAPDTEFSPLDIGPIKVWPPVVLAPMAGITNAPFRTLCREQSGGKGLYVSEMITTRALVERNAKTMQLITFDPSEKPRSIQLYGVDPVTVGKAARMIADEGLADHIDLNFGCPVPKVTRKGGGSALPYKRNLLREILREAVANAGDLPVTMKMRKGIDDDHLTYLDAGRIGAEEGVAAIALHGRTAAQHYGGTADWSAIARLRESVPAHVPVLGNGDIWSADDALRMMRETGCDGVVVGRGCLGRPWLFRDLVAIFEGDVDYARPDFGYVARAMVRHAQLLGEWIGDETRGVIDFRKHVAWYTKGFSVGSELRVRLANSSSLAELAETLSEVEQSQGWPAGADGPRGRTSGNGRVVLPEGWLDDPYDCARPGEDAESDTSGG is encoded by the coding sequence ATGACAGCCACGCCCGCACCCACCGCGCCCGACACCGAGTTCTCGCCGCTCGACATCGGCCCGATCAAGGTGTGGCCGCCCGTCGTGCTGGCGCCGATGGCCGGCATCACCAACGCCCCCTTCCGCACCCTCTGCCGCGAGCAGAGCGGCGGCAAGGGCCTGTACGTCTCGGAGATGATCACCACCCGGGCGCTGGTCGAGCGCAACGCCAAGACCATGCAGCTGATCACGTTCGACCCGAGCGAGAAGCCGCGCTCGATCCAGCTGTACGGGGTGGACCCGGTGACCGTCGGCAAGGCCGCCCGGATGATCGCGGACGAGGGCCTGGCCGACCACATCGACCTCAACTTCGGCTGCCCCGTCCCCAAGGTCACCCGCAAGGGCGGCGGCTCGGCGCTGCCGTACAAGCGCAACCTGCTGCGCGAGATCCTGCGCGAGGCCGTCGCCAACGCGGGCGACCTGCCGGTGACCATGAAGATGCGCAAGGGCATCGACGACGACCACCTCACCTACCTGGACGCCGGCCGGATCGGCGCCGAGGAGGGCGTGGCCGCGATCGCCCTGCACGGGCGCACCGCCGCCCAGCACTACGGCGGGACGGCCGACTGGTCGGCGATCGCCCGGCTGCGCGAGTCGGTCCCGGCGCACGTCCCGGTGCTGGGCAACGGGGACATCTGGTCGGCCGACGACGCGCTGCGGATGATGCGCGAGACCGGCTGCGACGGTGTCGTGGTGGGCCGCGGCTGCCTGGGCCGGCCGTGGCTGTTCAGGGACCTGGTCGCGATCTTCGAGGGCGACGTCGACTACGCCCGCCCCGACTTCGGCTACGTGGCGCGGGCGATGGTGCGCCACGCGCAGCTGCTCGGCGAGTGGATCGGGGACGAGACGCGCGGCGTGATCGACTTCCGCAAGCACGTCGCCTGGTACACCAAGGGCTTCTCGGTCGGTTCCGAGCTGCGGGTGCGGCTGGCCAACTCCTCCTCGCTCGCGGAACTGGCCGAAACCCTCTCCGAGGTCGAGCAGTCCCAGGGCTGGCCGGCCGGTGCGGACGGCCCGCGCGGGCGCACCAGCGGCAACGGCCGGGTGGTCCTGCCGGAGGGGTGGTTGGACGATCCGTACGACTGCGCCCGGCCGGGTGAGGATGCCGAATCGGACACCTCCGGCGGATGA
- a CDS encoding ribonuclease, with the protein MTRSKSPLVVVAVLILAVLAGVGYLLAGKGGSSHPKAAASATTAAAPKPSAPKPSPPAGTAPAAAGTWVPADPALADVCRTKLPSQAQDTLGLIAKGGPYPYNRDGIVFENRESRLPRKADGYYHEFTVVTPGSNDRGTRRVVTGNSGEQYWSPDHYATFQEIDPRC; encoded by the coding sequence ATGACCAGAAGCAAGAGCCCACTCGTCGTCGTGGCCGTCCTGATCCTGGCGGTCCTCGCCGGAGTCGGCTACCTGCTCGCCGGCAAGGGCGGCAGCAGCCACCCCAAGGCCGCCGCGAGCGCCACCACCGCCGCCGCGCCCAAGCCCTCGGCCCCCAAGCCGTCCCCGCCCGCCGGCACCGCCCCCGCCGCGGCCGGCACCTGGGTGCCCGCCGACCCGGCCCTGGCCGACGTCTGCCGCACCAAGCTCCCCAGCCAGGCCCAGGACACCCTCGGCCTGATCGCCAAGGGCGGCCCCTACCCCTACAACCGCGACGGCATCGTCTTCGAGAACCGCGAGAGCCGCCTCCCCAGGAAGGCCGACGGCTACTACCACGAGTTCACCGTCGTCACCCCCGGCTCCAACGACCGCGGCACCCGCCGAGTCGTCACCGGCAACTCCGGCGAGCAGTACTGGTCCCCGGACCACTACGCCACCTTCCAGGAGATCGACCCCCGCTGCTGA
- a CDS encoding DUF4097 family beta strand repeat-containing protein, whose amino-acid sequence MTVGADRVMVGEDGATGGADRATAGEDRATAGTAKAWRVTGTLAIALVMVAGAGQTWSIVAQQQKSSTRQFDGPIHRLRLETGSASVRVRAGREDHVVVHQRLDWMGREPEVSLTPVGDQLTVGLHCRLILPALDLGCGAEIEVEVPAATQVSGAVSSGSVQVEGMSGNVDVRLTSGQLMLVDTSGDVTAHTTSGMIQGTNLSSRRVTAETTSGSMELNFTKPPQQVETRATSGSVNMTLPRGSRYAFTGETGSGSGGIDPQLTDSASPNRIHATVTSGSVSINPS is encoded by the coding sequence GTGACGGTGGGCGCGGACCGGGTGATGGTGGGCGAGGACGGGGCGACGGGGGGCGCGGATCGGGCGACGGCGGGCGAGGACCGGGCAACGGCGGGTACGGCGAAGGCCTGGCGGGTCACCGGGACGCTCGCGATCGCCCTGGTCATGGTCGCCGGTGCGGGGCAGACCTGGTCGATCGTGGCGCAGCAGCAGAAGAGCAGTACCCGGCAGTTCGACGGCCCGATCCACCGGCTGAGGCTGGAGACCGGCAGCGCCTCGGTCAGGGTGCGGGCCGGCCGGGAGGACCACGTGGTGGTCCACCAGCGGCTGGACTGGATGGGGCGGGAGCCGGAGGTGTCGCTCACCCCGGTCGGCGACCAGCTCACCGTCGGCCTGCACTGCCGGCTGATCCTGCCGGCCCTGGACCTCGGCTGCGGTGCCGAGATCGAGGTGGAGGTGCCCGCCGCCACCCAGGTGTCGGGGGCGGTGTCCTCCGGCTCGGTGCAGGTGGAGGGCATGAGCGGGAACGTGGACGTCCGGCTCACCTCCGGTCAGCTGATGCTGGTCGACACCTCCGGGGACGTGACGGCGCACACCACCTCCGGGATGATCCAGGGCACCAACCTGAGCTCCCGGCGGGTGACGGCGGAGACCACCTCGGGCTCGATGGAGCTGAACTTCACCAAGCCCCCGCAGCAGGTGGAGACCAGGGCCACCTCCGGTTCGGTGAACATGACCCTGCCGCGGGGCAGCCGCTACGCCTTCACCGGGGAGACCGGCTCCGGCAGTGGCGGGATCGACCCGCAGCTGACGGACTCGGCCAGCCCGAACCGCATCCACGCCACGGTCACCTCGGGATCGGTCAGCATCAACCCGTCATAG
- the ppdK gene encoding pyruvate, phosphate dikinase: protein MPSQQKFVYSFTEGNKDLKDLLGGKGANLAEMTNLGLPVPPGFTITTEACKVFLETGSEPTSLHEEISAHLVALEKEMGKKLGQADNPLLVSVRSGAKFSMPGMMDTVLNIGLSDASVLGLAAQSGNERFAWDSYRRLVQMFGKTVLGVDGELFEEALDEAKHAKGTVNDLDLDASDLQELVEVFKGIVERETGRAFPQDPREQMDLAIHAVFHSWNGDRARLYRRQERIPNDLGTAVNVCTMVFGNLGEDSGTGVAFTRDPSTGAQGVYGDYLSNAQGEDVVAGIRNTLQLSELEKLDKKSYDELMAIMQKLENHYRDLCDIEFTIERGKLWMLQTRVGKRTAAAAFRIAVQLVDQGLIDLDEALMRVTGGQLSQLMFPRFAPDAESKQIARGLAASPGAAIGKIVFDSYTAVKWSRSGEKVILVRRETNPDDLDGMIAAEGILTSRGGKTSHAAVVARGMGKTCVCGAEELEVDTKRRRMTTADGVVLEEGDVVSIDGATGKVYLGEVPVLPSAVVEYFEGTLHAGADVQGGLVQAVHRLMSHADGRRRLAVRANADNAEDGSRARRYGAQGIGLCRTEHMFLGEERRKEVEHLILADNDKDRELALSTLLPLQKGDFLELFQAMDGLPVTVRLLDPPLHEFLPDITELSVRVALAEARKDPNENDLRLLQAVHKLHEQNPMLGLRGVRLGLVIPGLFGMQVRAIAEAAAERKLAGGDPRPEVMIPLVGTVQELELVRDECERVLAEVAQSTGVTLDIKLGTMIELPRAAVTAGQIAEAAEFFSFGTNDLTQTVWGFSRDDVEASFFTAYLEKGIFGVSPFETIDRDGVGSLVKHAVEAGRATRPDLKLGVCGEHGGDPESVHFFHEVGLDYVSCSPFRIPVARLEAGRAAIESAGSDSR from the coding sequence GTGCCGTCCCAGCAGAAGTTTGTTTACTCCTTCACCGAAGGAAACAAGGACCTCAAGGATCTTCTTGGCGGCAAGGGCGCGAACCTGGCCGAGATGACCAACCTGGGCCTCCCCGTCCCCCCGGGGTTCACCATCACCACCGAGGCCTGCAAGGTCTTCCTGGAGACCGGCAGCGAGCCCACCTCCCTGCACGAGGAGATCAGCGCCCACCTGGTGGCCCTTGAGAAGGAGATGGGCAAGAAGCTCGGCCAGGCCGACAACCCCCTCCTGGTCTCGGTGCGCTCCGGCGCGAAGTTCTCCATGCCCGGCATGATGGACACCGTCCTCAACATCGGCCTCTCCGACGCCTCGGTGCTCGGCCTCGCCGCCCAGTCCGGCAACGAGCGCTTCGCCTGGGACTCCTACCGCCGCCTGGTCCAGATGTTCGGCAAGACCGTGCTGGGCGTCGACGGCGAGCTGTTCGAGGAGGCCCTGGACGAGGCCAAGCACGCCAAGGGCACCGTCAACGACCTGGACCTGGACGCTTCCGACCTCCAGGAACTCGTCGAGGTGTTCAAGGGCATCGTCGAGCGCGAGACCGGCCGGGCCTTCCCGCAGGACCCGCGCGAGCAGATGGACCTCGCCATCCACGCCGTCTTCCACTCCTGGAACGGCGACCGCGCCCGGCTGTACCGCCGCCAGGAGCGCATCCCGAACGACCTCGGCACCGCGGTCAACGTCTGCACCATGGTCTTCGGCAACCTCGGCGAGGACTCCGGCACCGGCGTCGCCTTCACCCGCGACCCCTCCACCGGTGCCCAGGGCGTCTACGGCGACTACCTGTCCAACGCCCAGGGCGAGGACGTCGTCGCCGGCATCCGCAACACGCTGCAGCTGTCCGAGCTGGAGAAGCTCGACAAGAAGTCGTACGACGAGCTGATGGCGATCATGCAGAAGCTCGAAAACCACTACCGCGACCTCTGCGACATCGAGTTCACCATCGAGCGCGGCAAGCTCTGGATGCTGCAGACCCGCGTCGGCAAGCGCACCGCCGCGGCCGCCTTCCGGATCGCCGTCCAGCTGGTCGACCAGGGCCTGATCGACCTGGACGAGGCCCTGATGCGGGTCACCGGCGGCCAGCTCTCCCAGCTGATGTTCCCGCGCTTCGCCCCCGACGCCGAGTCGAAGCAGATCGCCCGGGGCCTCGCCGCCTCGCCCGGCGCCGCGATCGGCAAGATCGTCTTCGACTCGTACACCGCGGTGAAGTGGTCGCGCTCCGGCGAGAAGGTCATCCTGGTCCGCCGTGAGACCAACCCGGACGACCTGGACGGCATGATCGCCGCCGAGGGCATCCTCACCTCGCGCGGCGGCAAGACCTCGCACGCCGCCGTCGTCGCCCGCGGCATGGGCAAGACCTGTGTCTGCGGCGCCGAGGAGCTGGAGGTCGACACCAAGCGCCGCCGGATGACCACCGCCGACGGCGTGGTGCTGGAGGAGGGCGACGTCGTCTCGATCGACGGCGCGACCGGCAAGGTCTACCTCGGCGAGGTACCCGTGCTCCCCTCCGCCGTGGTGGAGTACTTCGAGGGCACCCTGCACGCCGGCGCCGACGTCCAGGGCGGACTGGTCCAGGCCGTGCACCGGCTGATGTCGCACGCCGACGGCCGCCGCCGGCTCGCCGTGCGCGCCAACGCCGACAACGCCGAGGACGGCTCGCGCGCCCGCCGCTACGGCGCCCAGGGCATCGGCCTGTGCCGCACCGAGCACATGTTCCTCGGCGAGGAGCGCCGCAAGGAGGTCGAGCACCTGATCCTGGCGGACAACGACAAGGACCGCGAGCTCGCCCTCTCCACCCTGCTGCCGCTGCAGAAGGGCGACTTCCTGGAGCTCTTCCAGGCGATGGACGGCCTGCCGGTCACCGTCCGCCTGCTCGACCCGCCGCTGCACGAGTTCCTGCCCGACATCACCGAGCTGTCGGTGCGCGTCGCCCTCGCCGAGGCCCGCAAGGACCCGAACGAGAACGACCTGCGCCTGCTCCAGGCCGTGCACAAGCTGCACGAGCAGAACCCGATGCTCGGTCTGCGCGGTGTGCGCCTCGGCCTGGTCATCCCCGGTCTGTTCGGCATGCAGGTCCGGGCCATCGCCGAGGCCGCCGCCGAGCGCAAGCTGGCCGGCGGGGACCCGCGCCCCGAGGTGATGATCCCGCTGGTCGGCACCGTCCAGGAGCTGGAGCTGGTCCGCGACGAGTGCGAGCGCGTGCTCGCCGAGGTCGCCCAGTCCACCGGCGTGACGCTGGACATCAAGCTCGGCACCATGATCGAGCTGCCGCGCGCCGCGGTGACCGCCGGCCAGATCGCCGAGGCCGCCGAGTTCTTCTCCTTCGGCACCAACGACCTGACCCAGACGGTCTGGGGCTTCTCCCGGGACGACGTGGAAGCCTCGTTCTTCACCGCCTACCTGGAGAAGGGCATCTTCGGGGTCTCCCCGTTCGAGACCATCGACCGCGACGGCGTCGGCTCCCTGGTCAAGCACGCCGTCGAGGCCGGCCGGGCCACCCGCCCCGACCTCAAGCTCGGCGTCTGCGGCGAGCACGGTGGCGACCCGGAGTCGGTCCACTTCTTCCACGAGGTGGGGCTGGACTACGTCTCCTGCTCCCCCTTCCGGATCCCGGTGGCGCGCCTGGAGGCCGGCCGCGCCGCCATCGAGTCGGCGGGCAGCGACTCGCGCTGA